The proteins below are encoded in one region of Mycoplasmopsis mustelae:
- the gpmI gene encoding 2,3-bisphosphoglycerate-independent phosphoglycerate mutase, with product MKKVILIVIDGLGIREETQGNGFALADTPTFDKLFAEYPNSLIQASGEYVGLPQGQMGNSEVGHLNIGAGTIVYTGLSLIKNALKNGTFKVAPAFQQAFTDVQKNNSTLHLMGLLSPGGVHSLEDHLFELLDAAYENGLKKVSVHVFGDGRDVAPRSIKTSMQKLQNICKKYNYHIASVAGRFYAMDRDKMFDRIEKSYQALLGNCQHSFTDAVSYVESQYHQNISDEFFVPAINSTLSKESFIKNGDSIIFFNFRPDRARQLSHLFVGSNLYENQPIVPVKINKFVSMMKYEGIKTEVAFDEMQISMPIGRVLELANKSQLRLAETQKYAHVTYFMDGGNDIEFKNSKRIMIDSLKVESYADAPEMSARGITDALLENALNYDVTIMNFANPDMVGHTGNLKSTIKAVSFLDTQIKRIIDWSTKNNITVFITADHGNAEITEDEKGNPATKHTSSPVMLICSDKSVKLKNGCLANIAPTILDYINVAKPKEMDADSLLIK from the coding sequence ATGAAAAAAGTTATTTTAATAGTTATTGATGGTTTAGGTATTAGAGAAGAAACACAAGGAAATGGATTTGCGCTTGCTGATACCCCGACTTTTGATAAATTGTTTGCAGAATATCCAAATTCTTTAATCCAAGCATCAGGTGAATATGTGGGTTTACCTCAAGGACAAATGGGAAATTCAGAAGTTGGACATCTTAATATTGGCGCAGGTACAATTGTATATACTGGACTATCACTAATAAAAAACGCGTTAAAAAACGGAACTTTTAAAGTAGCACCTGCATTTCAACAAGCATTTACTGATGTTCAAAAGAATAATTCTACACTACATTTAATGGGTCTTTTATCACCTGGTGGTGTACATTCGTTAGAGGACCATTTATTTGAATTATTAGATGCAGCTTACGAAAATGGTTTAAAAAAAGTTTCTGTACACGTTTTTGGAGACGGAAGGGATGTGGCGCCACGATCAATCAAAACATCAATGCAAAAATTACAAAATATTTGTAAAAAATACAACTATCACATTGCTTCTGTTGCTGGAAGATTTTATGCAATGGATAGAGACAAAATGTTTGATCGAATTGAAAAATCTTATCAAGCCCTTTTAGGAAACTGTCAGCATTCATTTACAGATGCAGTTTCATATGTAGAATCGCAATACCATCAAAATATTTCAGATGAATTTTTTGTTCCTGCTATTAATTCGACTTTATCTAAAGAAAGTTTTATTAAAAATGGTGATTCAATTATTTTCTTTAATTTCCGGCCAGATCGCGCAAGACAATTGAGTCATTTATTCGTTGGTTCAAATTTATATGAAAATCAACCAATTGTACCTGTTAAAATAAATAAATTTGTTTCAATGATGAAATATGAAGGCATTAAAACAGAAGTAGCTTTTGATGAAATGCAGATTTCAATGCCAATTGGACGCGTTTTGGAATTGGCTAATAAAAGTCAACTTAGATTAGCAGAAACTCAAAAATATGCACACGTAACTTACTTTATGGATGGTGGAAATGATATTGAGTTTAAGAATTCAAAGCGGATTATGATTGATTCGCTAAAAGTTGAATCATATGCAGATGCGCCTGAAATGTCGGCCCGAGGAATTACTGATGCATTATTAGAAAACGCATTAAATTATGATGTAACTATTATGAATTTTGCTAACCCAGATATGGTAGGACATACAGGAAATTTAAAATCTACAATCAAAGCGGTGTCATTTTTAGATACACAAATTAAACGCATTATTGACTGAAGCACAAAAAATAATATTACTGTATTTATTACCGCAGATCATGGAAATGCAGAAATTACAGAAGATGAAAAAGGAAATCCGGCAACCAAACACACTAGCAGTCCAGTTATGTTGATTTGTAGTGATAAATCGGTTAAATTAAAAAATGGTTGTTTAGCTAATATTGCTCCAACTATTTTAGATTACATTAATGTAGCAAAACCCAAAGAAATGGATGCAGACTCGTTATTAATTAAATAA
- a CDS encoding UU173 family protein yields the protein MLKNNIKITWNIFKRVFGYNPALIWTGKTLLDELKKEIQKNSNLQIYIETDDEDNNDEEKANFYELFEEINNLHEISLEVKSTNESYIKVSKDNYERYTRDAFFWYLKKYQIPENNVAYISSKADYTTKHIETIEAIRNPHIDIIFSGNILLKQNEFDFVAPFFIFDKKREKIVLLSYTTRTKFEMYYKHFYIYNIFKYNQIKISDMSVIIIDPLVKVNGEIKKDIINFYESYAAISTKSISKTKNRNASPYQVEIDNCLKKSGDILLLNSKNEYDKQSKNNFIWSVKSKKFPKKSNKIDFLSTQETKFNWDYKNFKITVLQDQISEPIYIEDFHFYVNLVTKAYKEFQEKCNFAAIKYFSSFNEEQRFKENQRWLIEPSFYNQNLDYFEISDSSYINKEEKLLLLKLYLGKDFDDISMSFFNKKSKLSLTALATEMKRFNKNDNYFNIEALNQIINLHQKDAKVCWYDYEGFSDLYPPLDGIAPYNQVVNQVSVIITQNGVEISCENIVLDTKDLTIKGLVEVIEAIYANKCDSYVVYNKTYENTRNKEIAKLVENTYKKDPDFRAWLDQKYNNLNDFIIKIVWINNNTIDLADCFSAKNRQNVNVNDFGSFTEVNNELKLVENKKDFIKNNLTVFKKLININFLKYYFSIKKIEKYITHMNLNLKHKIIPYNELIIQKGTMAMEEAILRYLGATNDIVWINNIVPNLKKYCENDVRAMIMVYDFIMYLFSLKFKNLSDFEYKLINAANTQYIIKDSKLTIQEKSRNF from the coding sequence ATGTTGAAGAATAATATAAAAATTACTTGAAATATTTTTAAAAGAGTTTTTGGTTACAATCCGGCTTTAATTTGAACCGGAAAAACTTTGTTAGATGAATTAAAAAAAGAAATTCAAAAAAATTCAAATTTACAAATTTATATTGAAACTGATGATGAAGATAATAATGATGAAGAAAAAGCAAATTTTTATGAACTTTTTGAAGAAATTAATAACTTACATGAAATCTCGCTAGAAGTAAAGTCCACAAATGAGAGTTATATAAAAGTATCTAAAGATAATTATGAACGTTATACAAGAGATGCTTTTTTTTGATATTTAAAAAAATATCAAATTCCAGAAAACAATGTTGCTTATATCTCGTCTAAAGCTGATTATACTACAAAACACATAGAAACAATTGAGGCTATTCGGAATCCACATATTGATATAATTTTTTCTGGTAATATTTTGTTAAAACAAAATGAATTTGATTTTGTAGCACCTTTTTTTATATTTGACAAAAAGAGAGAAAAAATAGTTTTGTTAAGTTATACAACTAGAACCAAATTTGAGATGTATTATAAACACTTTTATATTTATAATATTTTCAAGTACAACCAAATAAAGATTTCGGATATGTCAGTTATTATTATCGATCCATTAGTTAAAGTGAATGGAGAAATAAAAAAAGATATTATTAATTTTTATGAATCATATGCGGCAATATCAACTAAATCTATTTCTAAAACCAAAAATAGAAATGCTAGTCCATATCAAGTAGAAATAGATAATTGTTTAAAGAAAAGTGGAGATATTTTACTGCTTAACTCTAAAAATGAATATGATAAACAAAGTAAAAATAATTTTATTTGATCTGTCAAAAGTAAAAAATTTCCTAAAAAATCTAATAAAATAGATTTTTTGTCTACGCAAGAAACAAAATTTAATTGAGATTATAAAAATTTTAAAATTACTGTTTTACAGGACCAAATATCTGAACCGATTTATATAGAAGATTTTCACTTTTATGTTAATTTAGTTACAAAAGCATATAAGGAATTTCAAGAAAAATGCAATTTTGCTGCAATTAAATATTTTTCATCATTTAACGAAGAACAAAGATTTAAAGAAAATCAAAGATGATTAATTGAACCGAGTTTTTATAATCAAAATTTAGATTATTTCGAAATTTCAGATTCTTCTTATATAAACAAAGAAGAAAAACTACTACTATTAAAACTTTATTTAGGTAAAGATTTTGATGATATTTCAATGTCATTTTTTAATAAAAAGAGTAAATTAAGTTTAACTGCATTAGCAACCGAAATGAAACGATTTAACAAAAATGATAATTATTTTAATATTGAAGCATTAAATCAAATCATTAATTTACACCAAAAAGATGCCAAAGTTTGTTGATATGACTATGAAGGTTTTTCGGATTTATACCCACCTTTAGATGGGATTGCACCTTATAATCAAGTAGTAAATCAAGTTTCTGTAATTATTACGCAAAATGGAGTTGAAATAAGTTGCGAAAATATAGTTTTAGATACAAAAGATTTGACAATAAAAGGTTTGGTTGAGGTTATTGAAGCAATTTATGCTAACAAATGTGATAGTTATGTGGTTTATAATAAAACTTACGAGAATACAAGAAATAAAGAAATTGCCAAGCTAGTTGAAAATACATATAAAAAAGATCCAGACTTTAGAGCTTGATTAGATCAAAAATATAACAATCTCAATGATTTTATCATTAAGATTGTTTGAATAAATAATAATACTATTGATTTAGCGGATTGCTTTAGCGCTAAAAACCGTCAAAATGTAAATGTAAATGATTTTGGAAGTTTTACAGAAGTTAATAATGAACTCAAATTAGTAGAAAATAAGAAAGATTTTATAAAAAATAATCTTACTGTATTTAAAAAATTAATTAATATTAATTTTTTAAAATATTATTTTTCAATAAAGAAAATCGAAAAATATATTACTCATATGAATTTAAATCTAAAACATAAAATAATTCCATATAATGAACTAATAATTCAAAAAGGTACTATGGCAATGGAAGAAGCAATTTTAAGATATTTGGGTGCGACAAATGACATCGTTTGAATCAATAATATAGTACCGAATTTAAAAAAATACTGTGAAAACGATGTTAGAGCAATGATTATGGTATATGATTTTATTATGTATCTATTTAGTTTAAAGTTTAAAAACTTAAGTGATTTCGAATATAAATTGATTAATGCAGCTAATACTCAATATATAATAAAAGATTCAAAGTTAACAATCCAAGAAAAAAGTAGAAACTTTTAG
- a CDS encoding DUF2130 domain-containing protein has protein sequence MQSKKVKITIKNLDKLEFYIQDESVANGDYFSINDLLNIDTTELVDVIAEFKQKMSKAAKEEIKKELLGENSFKVINSPEYIKLQNEQINKLEKLQKEHRREIDEIRKNLNEQFKKDKKEIIDSLELKQQDLINSAIELNKTQLENKIQNLKNILENKDKDFEIQKNKIALEMQQKYFSLETQYEVIKKDLENTGRENEELKQKNNNLMIQVDTYNKSRNFSSTKEVGEVFEDFLLNLLEEAFDFDNEIEIEKSNIAKEGKKPDFEIRFLKKENNTNVKMGTVIIEAKNRSTEKGTKKNKDFLDKLEKDRRNYQADYAILVTELEPDKEIYIQKVAGFEKIYIVRYKFLVNLVKLLRDIIWQKSQLIESQIEFNSKQEILTKFDKFIREKIEKNILIISKKIESMKKSAETIIGEGEKIRKKADEIVNTSFSKIQGALNTFDKSEFIKSLSKLERKSLNNIQEFEGLEIEDIKDEDLIDVEE, from the coding sequence GTGCAATCAAAAAAAGTTAAGATTACTATTAAAAATTTAGATAAATTAGAATTCTATATTCAGGATGAAAGTGTTGCAAATGGAGATTATTTTAGCATTAATGATTTATTAAACATTGATACAACAGAATTAGTTGATGTTATCGCAGAATTTAAGCAAAAAATGTCTAAAGCAGCAAAAGAAGAGATAAAAAAAGAATTATTGGGAGAAAATTCTTTTAAAGTAATCAATTCCCCTGAGTATATAAAATTACAAAACGAACAAATCAATAAATTAGAGAAGCTTCAAAAGGAGCATCGTAGAGAGATAGATGAAATTCGTAAAAATTTAAATGAACAATTTAAAAAAGATAAAAAAGAAATTATTGATAGTTTAGAACTCAAGCAGCAAGATTTAATTAATAGTGCTATTGAATTAAATAAGACTCAGTTGGAAAATAAAATTCAAAATCTTAAAAATATTTTAGAAAATAAAGATAAAGATTTTGAAATTCAAAAAAATAAAATTGCATTGGAAATGCAACAAAAATATTTTAGTTTAGAAACACAATATGAAGTTATAAAAAAAGACTTAGAAAATACTGGTAGAGAAAATGAAGAACTAAAACAAAAAAATAATAATCTAATGATTCAAGTTGACACATACAATAAAAGTCGAAACTTTTCATCAACCAAAGAAGTAGGGGAAGTTTTTGAAGATTTTTTATTAAATTTATTAGAAGAAGCTTTTGATTTTGATAATGAAATAGAAATAGAAAAGAGTAATATAGCAAAAGAAGGAAAGAAGCCTGATTTTGAGATAAGATTTCTAAAAAAAGAAAACAATACTAATGTAAAAATGGGGACAGTTATTATAGAAGCAAAAAATAGAAGTACTGAAAAAGGGACTAAAAAAAATAAAGATTTTTTAGATAAATTAGAAAAAGATAGAAGGAATTATCAAGCAGATTACGCAATTTTAGTTACTGAATTAGAACCTGATAAAGAAATTTATATACAGAAAGTTGCTGGTTTTGAAAAAATTTATATAGTTCGTTATAAATTTTTAGTTAATTTAGTGAAACTATTAAGGGACATAATATGACAAAAAAGTCAACTTATAGAAAGTCAAATAGAATTTAATTCTAAGCAAGAAATATTAACTAAATTTGATAAATTTATTAGAGAAAAAATAGAAAAAAATATATTAATTATTTCTAAAAAGATTGAGAGTATGAAAAAATCTGCTGAAACAATTATCGGTGAAGGAGAAAAAATTCGTAAAAAAGCAGACGAAATAGTAAATACATCATTTAGTAAAATTCAAGGAGCACTGAATACTTTTGATAAAAGCGAATTTATAAAAAGTCTTTCTAAACTAGAAAGAAAATCACTTAACAACATTCAAGAATTTGAAGGTTTAGAGATTGAAGATATCAAAGACGAGGATTTAATTGATGTTGAAGAATAA
- a CDS encoding DUF2179 domain-containing protein, with protein sequence MSQENIDSNQENKINLENLDPAINEAEKIHKNKSFVSKLSSKALNEEIGQLLVGEDQNKTRLVKKNTIYKRTKMANFGLKLSNFYSQMPTWKLLSITIITAIVFGVISVFLVKNVGIYNFGLAAFGQAFSRLLVVLLSEGSVSLVIRNLLDQFVFWLAYIILSIPIFIFGYKKIGKSFSDLTVLFLVVSSVVSFSLGFIPKIGNVYLIGDFSNTEIQKSLTNWQKPLSGIIPLNWKDGGNIIALFIFAIVYGYLLAWIFAIIQIIGGTAGVTGIIGEWYSNTKQKSFGSISGYINIIIVLIGVLIGSWLPGSLLLDGVSKNPGNLSAEKLSQINSLKWSFQLYLSPNFVATILSNIVYIIILNKLYPKFKLVRVEIYSMNMSLEIARKIKRDKKIVTGVSLFKAKGGYSKNDIDVVTSITLFRQVNRIIKDVRKIDPDAFISISNVTSIDGYIYLPQDKF encoded by the coding sequence ATGTCGCAAGAAAATATAGATTCAAACCAAGAAAATAAAATAAATTTAGAGAACTTAGATCCAGCCATTAATGAAGCTGAAAAAATTCATAAAAACAAAAGTTTTGTTTCAAAACTTAGTTCAAAAGCTTTAAATGAAGAAATTGGCCAATTATTAGTTGGCGAAGATCAAAATAAAACTCGCTTGGTAAAGAAAAACACAATCTACAAACGTACCAAAATGGCTAATTTTGGTCTTAAATTAAGTAATTTTTATTCACAAATGCCAACTTGAAAATTATTAAGCATAACTATAATTACAGCAATTGTATTTGGTGTAATTTCAGTTTTTTTAGTTAAAAATGTTGGTATATATAATTTTGGATTAGCAGCATTTGGTCAAGCATTTTCACGTCTATTAGTGGTGTTATTATCAGAAGGTTCAGTTTCATTAGTAATACGTAATTTATTAGATCAATTTGTATTTTGATTAGCTTATATAATTTTAAGCATTCCTATTTTTATCTTTGGTTATAAAAAAATTGGCAAATCCTTTTCGGATTTGACTGTACTATTTTTAGTAGTATCATCAGTAGTTTCATTCTCATTGGGTTTTATTCCAAAAATCGGAAACGTGTATTTAATTGGTGATTTTTCAAATACTGAAATACAAAAGTCTCTTACTAATTGACAAAAACCGCTTAGCGGAATTATCCCATTAAATTGAAAAGATGGCGGGAATATAATTGCATTATTTATTTTTGCAATTGTTTATGGATATTTATTGGCTTGAATTTTTGCAATAATTCAAATTATTGGTGGAACAGCAGGAGTTACCGGAATCATCGGGGAATGATATTCAAATACAAAGCAAAAATCTTTTGGTTCTATTTCTGGCTATATTAACATCATTATCGTTTTAATTGGTGTATTAATTGGGTCTTGATTACCTGGTTCATTATTATTAGATGGCGTTTCAAAAAATCCAGGAAATTTATCAGCAGAAAAATTATCACAAATTAATAGTTTAAAATGATCATTTCAATTATACTTATCACCAAATTTTGTAGCAACCATTCTCTCTAATATTGTTTATATTATTATTTTAAATAAATTATATCCTAAATTCAAACTAGTTCGTGTAGAAATCTATTCAATGAATATGTCTTTAGAAATCGCGCGCAAAATAAAACGTGATAAAAAAATTGTTACCGGTGTAAGTTTATTTAAAGCCAAAGGTGGTTATAGTAAAAATGATATCGATGTGGTTACTTCAATCACCTTATTTAGACAAGTTAATCGCATAATTAAAGATGTTAGAAAAATAGATCCTGATGCATTTATATCAATTTCCAATGTAACAAGTATTGATGGTTATATTTATCTACCACAAGATAAGTTTTAA
- the rpsI gene encoding 30S ribosomal protein S9, whose protein sequence is MAKNIEYRGLGRRKSSVARVKLTPGTGKFLINKREAREYLTSDIYLKDANQPFVLTETQGTFDVSVIVAGGGLSGQAGAIRLGIARALLEASADYRAVLKQAGMLTRDARAKERKKPGLRAARRARQFSKR, encoded by the coding sequence ATGGCTAAAAATATTGAATACCGTGGATTGGGTAGAAGAAAATCGTCAGTTGCTCGTGTTAAATTAACACCGGGAACAGGAAAATTCTTAATTAATAAACGTGAAGCTCGCGAATATTTAACATCTGATATTTATTTAAAAGATGCAAATCAGCCCTTTGTTTTAACAGAAACTCAAGGAACTTTTGATGTTTCGGTTATTGTTGCTGGTGGTGGATTAAGTGGTCAAGCCGGGGCGATTAGACTAGGTATTGCTCGAGCATTATTAGAAGCAAGCGCTGATTATCGCGCAGTTCTAAAACAAGCCGGAATGCTTACAAGAGATGCTCGTGCTAAAGAACGTAAGAAGCCAGGATTACGTGCAGCACGTCGTGCAAGACAATTCTCAAAACGTTAA
- the rplM gene encoding 50S ribosomal protein L13, producing MRQTTIVNTQQANKKWFVVDADGQVLGRLATFVASVLRGKNKPTFTPHADMGDNVIIINAEKVVLTAKKEEQKIYYSHSGYPGGLKSITAAKLRVKRPTALIEKAVSGMIPHTKLGNKQRRNLFVYAGPEHKQVAQNPERLEVK from the coding sequence ATGAGACAAACAACAATTGTGAATACACAACAAGCAAATAAGAAGTGATTTGTAGTTGACGCAGATGGCCAAGTATTAGGGCGTTTAGCTACATTTGTGGCTTCAGTTTTAAGGGGAAAAAATAAACCAACTTTTACTCCGCATGCTGATATGGGTGATAATGTAATTATTATTAATGCAGAAAAAGTAGTTTTAACAGCTAAAAAAGAAGAACAAAAAATTTATTACTCACACTCAGGATATCCTGGTGGTTTAAAAAGTATAACAGCTGCAAAATTAAGAGTAAAAAGACCTACTGCTTTAATTGAAAAAGCAGTAAGTGGAATGATTCCTCATACAAAACTTGGAAATAAACAACGTCGTAATTTGTTTGTATATGCAGGTCCAGAACATAAACAAGTAGCACAAAATCCGGAAAGATTAGAGGTTAAATAA
- a CDS encoding 16S rRNA (uracil(1498)-N(3))-methyltransferase — protein sequence MNRFFVSKKQDNYFILNNDTLKHLRVIRVNDKPFICVYQEEFYECVLEFEKAKIIKKLRLNNERNNKVILAVALIKYERFEWLLQKAVELGVSEIQPMLTDYTNGELYQYQKYQKRIQRFKTIIQNAAEQSFRNKIPELLELKKFDDVIQQQNLTKYLSHEKLLISEQIPQSIKIDVMFLVGPEGGFSDLEITKARENKVHLVSLGKRILRAETAAIFMLSQLKID from the coding sequence ATGAATAGATTTTTTGTTTCTAAAAAACAAGATAATTATTTTATTTTAAATAATGACACTCTTAAACATTTAAGGGTAATTCGCGTCAATGACAAACCTTTTATTTGTGTTTATCAGGAAGAATTTTATGAGTGTGTGCTAGAATTTGAAAAGGCTAAAATAATTAAAAAATTAAGATTAAATAACGAACGAAATAATAAAGTTATTTTAGCGGTGGCTTTAATTAAATATGAACGTTTTGAATGATTGTTACAAAAAGCGGTAGAATTGGGTGTGAGTGAAATCCAACCAATGCTAACCGATTATACAAACGGTGAATTATATCAATATCAAAAATATCAAAAAAGAATACAACGCTTTAAGACTATTATTCAAAACGCAGCAGAACAATCATTTCGTAATAAAATTCCTGAACTTTTAGAACTTAAAAAATTCGATGATGTTATTCAACAACAAAATTTAACTAAATATTTATCGCACGAAAAATTATTGATTAGTGAACAAATTCCACAATCAATCAAAATTGATGTGATGTTTTTAGTTGGGCCTGAGGGCGGGTTTTCAGACTTGGAAATTACTAAAGCTAGAGAAAATAAAGTGCATTTAGTTAGTTTAGGCAAAAGAATTCTAAGAGCAGAGACTGCAGCAATTTTTATGCTTTCTCAATTAAAAATTGACTAA
- a CDS encoding sugar-phosphate nucleotidyltransferase — protein sequence MKLIKQVLQNLENQENVAQNISFVKEYVLSSIDRGKNDITKAFRYANDDEWYTTKEDIQFFIDNAKIPKDKVIWCPFDLPTSNFVTIFKKNGYKVLSSHIFDGQDFYQYQPSKHWDIIVSNPPFRNKHNLLKRLLEFNKPWVLIFGIQALNSEKFCDFLQKFKRVQYVHLKRRMCFTKDYLNYDVMNLQRPSFASMWIANDLFDKDIQVWKGVDYKKDGKEYT from the coding sequence ATGAAATTAATTAAACAAGTCTTGCAAAATTTAGAAAACCAAGAAAATGTTGCACAAAATATCAGTTTTGTTAAAGAATATGTCTTATCAAGTATTGATCGTGGTAAAAATGACATTACTAAAGCATTTAGGTATGCAAATGATGATGAATGATATACCACTAAAGAAGATATACAATTTTTTATTGATAATGCTAAAATACCAAAAGACAAAGTAATTTGATGTCCTTTTGATTTACCTACTTCTAATTTTGTGACTATTTTTAAAAAGAATGGTTATAAAGTTTTGTCTTCACATATTTTTGACGGACAGGACTTTTATCAATATCAACCTAGTAAACATTGAGATATTATTGTAAGTAATCCGCCGTTTCGTAATAAACATAATTTATTAAAAAGACTTTTAGAATTTAATAAACCTTGAGTCTTAATATTTGGTATACAAGCACTAAATAGTGAAAAATTTTGTGATTTTTTACAAAAATTTAAACGAGTGCAATATGTGCATCTCAAACGAAGAATGTGTTTTACTAAGGATTATTTAAATTACGATGTAATGAACTTACAACGACCATCATTTGCAAGTATGTGAATAGCAAATGATTTATTTGATAAAGATATTCAGGTATGAAAAGGTGTTGATTATAAAAAAGACGGAAAGGAATATACATAA
- a CDS encoding ATP-binding cassette domain-containing protein, producing MIEIQNLSKIFSDKKLFENVNLKFTEGNTYGVIGANGAGKSTFLKIISGQIEPSSGQILKEKNKRISVLSQDHNAYDNYNVTDVVIMGNTDLYAVLEEKNAIYANPDATMEDYTRAGELEDKYGELGGWTAENDAQELLSNLAIPKEKWNVAMSQLTANQKIKVLLAKALFGNPDILIMDEPTNHLDLRSIKWLENFLIDYQNVVIVVSHDSDFLDSICTHIVDIDYNEAKIYTGNYSFWKQSSELAREMMKQSNLKKEAQIEKLKDFIARFSANASKSKQATSRKKALEKISLDEIKPSNRKYPYVRWDMNRDHGKQILTVEDLTYINENGETLFENVSFTLRPGEKMVIVGDDDIAKTRLLQCLVGEKQPTKGSVQWGQTITTSYFPNDNSKYFQNDENILEWISKWPLLNKEKENKENDDARMRGFLGRMLFSNDSVFKKVAVTSGGEKARLMFSRMMLLESNFIILDQPLDHLDAESIDSVIEGVKNYKGGAIFTTYNRAFVNQCADIILELQSPTKSFLFRGSLEEYEEVMLEN from the coding sequence ATGATAGAAATACAAAATTTAAGCAAAATTTTTAGTGATAAAAAATTATTTGAAAATGTTAATTTAAAATTTACTGAAGGTAATACTTATGGTGTTATTGGTGCAAATGGTGCAGGTAAATCAACATTTTTAAAAATTATTTCAGGTCAAATTGAACCAAGTTCGGGCCAAATTTTAAAAGAGAAAAATAAAAGAATTTCAGTTTTGAGCCAGGATCACAACGCTTACGATAATTATAATGTCACAGATGTTGTTATTATGGGAAACACTGATTTATACGCAGTTTTGGAAGAAAAAAATGCAATTTATGCAAATCCAGATGCAACAATGGAAGATTATACTAGAGCCGGCGAATTAGAGGATAAATACGGAGAATTAGGTGGATGAACTGCTGAAAATGACGCACAAGAATTACTTAGTAATTTAGCAATTCCTAAAGAAAAATGAAATGTTGCAATGTCTCAATTAACTGCAAACCAAAAAATTAAGGTTTTATTAGCTAAAGCGTTGTTTGGTAACCCTGATATTTTAATAATGGATGAACCGACCAACCACCTTGATTTACGTTCTATTAAATGGCTAGAAAACTTTTTAATTGACTATCAAAATGTTGTTATCGTAGTAAGCCATGATAGTGATTTTTTGGATTCAATATGTACTCATATTGTAGATATTGATTATAATGAGGCAAAAATTTATACCGGAAACTATAGTTTTTGAAAACAATCATCAGAATTAGCTCGCGAAATGATGAAACAAAGTAATCTTAAAAAAGAAGCACAAATTGAAAAATTAAAGGATTTTATTGCTCGTTTTAGTGCTAACGCATCGAAGTCTAAACAAGCTACAAGTCGTAAAAAAGCATTGGAAAAAATTAGTTTAGATGAAATTAAACCATCAAATCGTAAATATCCATATGTGCGTTGAGATATGAACCGTGATCACGGAAAACAAATTTTAACTGTAGAAGATTTAACTTATATCAACGAAAATGGTGAAACCTTATTTGAAAATGTTTCATTTACCTTGCGTCCTGGTGAAAAAATGGTTATAGTAGGTGATGATGATATTGCCAAAACTCGCTTATTACAATGCTTAGTAGGAGAAAAACAACCTACTAAAGGTAGTGTTCAATGGGGTCAAACTATTACCACTAGTTATTTTCCGAATGATAATTCAAAATACTTTCAAAATGATGAAAATATTTTAGAATGAATTTCAAAGTGACCTTTATTAAATAAAGAAAAAGAAAATAAAGAAAATGATGACGCCAGAATGCGCGGTTTTTTAGGAAGAATGTTATTTAGTAATGATTCTGTATTTAAAAAAGTTGCTGTAACTAGTGGGGGAGAAAAAGCGCGTTTGATGTTCTCGAGAATGATGCTTTTAGAATCTAATTTCATTATTTTAGATCAGCCACTTGATCACCTTGATGCTGAAAGTATCGATTCAGTAATTGAAGGAGTTAAAAACTATAAAGGTGGAGCAATTTTTACAACGTATAACCGAGCATTTGTGAATCAATGTGCTGACATAATTTTAGAACTACAGTCGCCAACAAAAAGCTTCTTATTCCGTGGTAGTTTAGAAGAATATGAGGAAGTAATGTTAGAGAATTAA